A genomic window from Vagococcus sp. CY52-2 includes:
- a CDS encoding APC family permease, translating into MAMIIGICVGSGIFFKVGNILAFTGGNIFLGVLVFIIGALCIIFGSLSLTNLAQRTTKNGGMVAYFEEFFSESTASAFGWYQTFLYFPTIGVVVSWAAGTYTTMLLNLPQTMTYQMGIGFGYMLFFYCLNILSSQFAGWFQIISTITKLIPLLGIGLIALFWSKETPVVPPTVPLVEPTNVGLGWLAALAPMAFSYDGWPIALSISHEVKGGSQTMKKALCFGPIIVLVVYLSYFLGLTHILGPEYILSMGEGAVMKIGDMLFGNIGQKIILLFILVALFGVINGVTLGHIRMPYALATKNMLPNSQKIVDNYHQKKLGSQSAIIALLTSCGWFIIHYITQYFQLMGLGDIGEIAIVFGYLWYIALYFKVIKLYLDKDIKETFTGLISPILAILGGLIILFGGFYNNPVFEFLFCLFGYIIFRKNQSNNMI; encoded by the coding sequence ATTGCCATGATTATTGGTATTTGTGTAGGATCTGGAATATTTTTCAAAGTTGGAAATATTTTAGCTTTTACTGGTGGAAACATATTTTTAGGTGTATTGGTATTTATTATTGGAGCTCTTTGTATTATTTTTGGAAGTTTATCACTCACAAATCTAGCACAGCGTACTACTAAAAATGGTGGAATGGTTGCCTATTTTGAAGAATTTTTTTCAGAGTCTACAGCAAGTGCCTTTGGTTGGTATCAGACATTTTTATATTTTCCTACCATTGGTGTCGTGGTATCATGGGCAGCTGGAACTTACACTACTATGCTACTAAATTTACCTCAAACGATGACTTATCAAATGGGAATTGGTTTTGGATATATGTTATTTTTTTATTGCTTGAATATCTTATCAAGTCAATTTGCTGGGTGGTTTCAAATTATTTCCACAATTACTAAACTAATTCCTTTACTTGGTATTGGGCTTATCGCATTGTTTTGGTCAAAAGAAACACCTGTCGTTCCACCAACTGTTCCATTAGTTGAACCAACAAATGTTGGTCTTGGATGGTTAGCAGCACTTGCTCCTATGGCTTTTTCCTATGATGGATGGCCTATTGCTTTATCCATCTCACATGAAGTCAAAGGTGGTAGTCAAACGATGAAAAAAGCCTTATGTTTTGGTCCGATTATCGTTCTAGTTGTCTATCTATCCTATTTTCTAGGTCTCACACATATTCTAGGTCCCGAATATATCTTATCTATGGGTGAAGGGGCTGTTATGAAAATTGGTGACATGCTATTTGGCAATATTGGTCAAAAAATTATTTTATTATTCATCCTTGTAGCATTATTTGGGGTAATAAATGGGGTTACTTTGGGACATATCCGCATGCCATATGCTTTAGCAACAAAAAATATGTTACCAAATAGTCAAAAAATAGTAGATAATTATCATCAAAAAAAATTAGGTAGTCAGTCTGCTATTATTGCCTTATTGACTTCTTGCGGTTGGTTTATTATTCACTACATCACACAATACTTCCAGTTAATGGGATTGGGTGACATTGGTGAAATTGCGATTGTGTTTGGTTATTTGTGGTACATCGCACTTTATTTTAAAGTCATTAAACTTTATTTAGACAAAGACATTAAAGAAACCTTTACGGGACTTATTTCACCTATTTTAGCAATCCTTGGGGGATTAATTATTTTATTTGGTGGATTTTATAATAATCCAGTCTTTGAATTTTTATTTTGTTTATTTGGTTATATCATCTTTAGAAAAAATCAATCCAACAATATGATATAA
- a CDS encoding GH92 family glycosyl hydrolase: MLLSNIDTRHGTANQHSYSNGNTLPYTGVPFAMNYFCPQTAHQNGSWWFHPRDHTFQGIRLTHQPSPWMGDFSHLLLLPVSGAINSTDLFFNQGSYRPEEATFQPHYLSIYSERHRILTELTAHTYGAHIRFTFNRKDMTAGMLFTAPGIKSLTIKNNHLTGYISNIAGCEDKKLKMYIDLSFSTNIESLKYHEHNHMIDLGTHYKGEEETLYLSFDKLASDGVLDVQLATSFISQEQATLNLERELPHTFEEHKNLAADKWLNYLNRIEVSDKSKDKISLFYQMMYRCFLFPQTWYELDKDNQPIHYDTLSKTIKSGYYYTNNGFWDTCRSLFPLYSLIATEEYEKMLAGFYNAYKNSGYLPKWLSPDERGLMPGTLIDAVIADAAVKHIATDKMPDFLEAMLKSATTVSGKDNYGRSGTLDYLTYGYVPNHYHESVNHTQDYAYSDFCISQVAELLDDKDLAKKYAKQSLNYRNLIDFDYGILRSKDKDGQPRTPFNPYAWGRDYAEGSAYQNSFAAYHDFGGLIQSLGGKDRFKEIITDLCNTYPIFDVDGYGFEIHEMSEMAAIDFGQIAISNQPSFHLPFLFNYIAELPTTQHIVKELLSKAFKLGFDGYPGDEDNGSMSAWFVLNSLGFYPVTPGSGEYVIGIPIVDKAVIHLSNGNDLTIQTNNNVPQYHYSKNILRNNQPYNHLFFTHNDLMTGGNIEFDLCLVPPVKHYTETDLPFSLT, from the coding sequence ATGTTACTTTCAAACATCGATACACGTCACGGGACAGCTAATCAACATAGCTACTCTAATGGGAATACCTTACCTTATACCGGTGTGCCATTTGCAATGAATTACTTCTGCCCGCAAACCGCACATCAAAATGGGAGTTGGTGGTTTCATCCAAGAGATCATACTTTCCAAGGCATTCGTTTAACCCATCAACCAAGTCCGTGGATGGGGGACTTTTCTCATTTATTACTTTTACCTGTATCAGGAGCTATAAATTCCACTGATTTATTTTTTAACCAAGGATCTTATCGACCTGAAGAAGCAACTTTTCAACCACATTATCTATCGATTTATTCTGAAAGGCATCGTATCTTAACAGAATTGACAGCGCATACTTATGGTGCACATATAAGATTTACCTTTAACCGAAAAGATATGACGGCCGGAATGCTTTTTACCGCTCCTGGTATTAAATCACTCACCATTAAAAACAATCATTTAACTGGCTATATTTCTAATATAGCTGGTTGTGAAGATAAAAAGTTAAAAATGTATATCGACCTTTCTTTTTCTACAAACATTGAGTCTTTAAAATACCATGAACATAATCACATGATTGATTTAGGAACTCACTACAAAGGAGAAGAAGAAACACTTTATCTGTCATTTGACAAATTAGCTTCTGATGGAGTGCTTGATGTACAACTTGCGACATCATTTATTAGTCAAGAACAAGCGACACTCAATCTAGAACGCGAATTACCTCATACTTTTGAGGAACATAAAAATCTAGCTGCAGATAAATGGCTAAATTATCTCAATCGAATTGAAGTGAGCGACAAAAGTAAGGATAAAATTTCACTATTTTATCAAATGATGTACCGTTGTTTTTTATTCCCACAAACGTGGTACGAATTAGACAAAGACAACCAACCAATTCACTATGACACGTTAAGTAAAACCATTAAATCAGGTTATTATTATACTAATAATGGTTTTTGGGATACTTGTCGTTCGCTTTTCCCTCTGTATTCACTTATCGCAACAGAAGAATATGAAAAAATGTTGGCAGGTTTCTATAACGCGTACAAAAATAGTGGCTATTTACCCAAATGGCTCTCTCCTGATGAAAGAGGTTTAATGCCTGGCACATTGATTGATGCTGTCATCGCTGACGCTGCAGTAAAACATATTGCCACAGACAAGATGCCTGATTTCCTTGAAGCCATGTTAAAAAGTGCCACAACCGTTAGTGGAAAGGATAATTATGGTCGATCTGGTACACTTGACTATCTAACTTATGGCTATGTACCAAATCACTATCACGAAAGCGTCAACCACACTCAAGATTATGCTTATAGTGATTTTTGTATTTCACAAGTGGCTGAGTTGTTAGATGATAAAGACTTGGCAAAAAAATATGCTAAACAATCACTTAATTATCGAAACTTAATTGACTTTGACTATGGTATCTTACGTTCAAAAGATAAAGATGGACAACCAAGAACACCTTTTAATCCTTACGCTTGGGGACGTGATTATGCTGAAGGAAGTGCTTATCAAAATAGTTTTGCTGCATATCATGACTTTGGTGGATTGATTCAATCACTTGGTGGAAAAGATCGATTTAAAGAAATCATCACGGATTTGTGCAATACTTACCCTATTTTTGATGTTGATGGCTACGGGTTTGAAATTCATGAAATGAGTGAGATGGCAGCCATTGATTTTGGACAAATTGCCATTTCTAACCAACCTAGTTTCCATCTGCCATTTTTATTTAACTATATTGCAGAACTACCAACTACCCAACACATTGTAAAAGAATTACTATCAAAAGCCTTTAAATTAGGATTTGATGGCTATCCAGGAGATGAAGATAACGGTAGCATGAGTGCTTGGTTTGTCTTGAACAGTTTAGGGTTTTATCCTGTGACTCCAGGTAGTGGTGAATATGTCATAGGTATTCCTATTGTTGATAAAGCGGTGATTCATTTATCAAATGGCAATGACTTAACCATTCAGACAAACAATAATGTCCCACAATATCACTATTCAAAAAATATCTTGAGAAATAATCAGCCTTACAACCACCTCTTCTTTACACATAATGATTTAATGACAGGTGGAAACATAGAGTTTGACTTATGCTTAGTTCCACCAGTTAAACACTACACAGAAACTGATTTACCTTTCTCATTAACATAA
- a CDS encoding protein O-GlcNAcase: protein MMIDQTLKVLAEYDDVVFTKQYHVVEDKNISMTFSGTFFRFESLDNCFDQFNLAHPFILWEKEHGEFQVKHRFNRNLSNDGFMLSITEDKTILIDSRTMNGCRFAIELLQRLIVKNKSQLFLPIVKVTHTPSFEVRGVIEGFYGIPWSHEMRKDCLTFLSSKRMNTYMYAPKDDEYQRKLWRELYSKEKLDEFRELLNLSTANRIDFWYMISPGNDLNYLDNTDLSVLKHKLKQMVQLGVTHFGLLMDDIAYELSDDVKKKFKTSAQAHAYLMNVVYDYLVEEIPYVKFAACPTEYDNHYDSPYLEELTRLLHQDIPLFWTGPTTLSRHITTEDIKKMSDIYQRQMIIWDNVPVNDFEQDNELIFLSQYSNRSKQLSDNQYNVLGIVLNPMAQWELSKITVGHSAKYMWQTDRANDLAMWHQVLQEYGQTKENGRALDILSKHFTNRHLEPSIPVEWQQLVKQQDIDALTDILKELSQAVETLKKMNNPNFLIEIKPWFERVMLEDQLWQAMISKNNKKAHTLYQELMTKKHRVGSQIPIIYYETYLKKSSGE, encoded by the coding sequence ATGATGATAGACCAAACGTTGAAAGTATTAGCTGAATATGATGATGTGGTGTTTACAAAACAATATCATGTAGTAGAAGATAAAAATATATCAATGACTTTTTCAGGAACGTTTTTTCGATTTGAAAGTTTAGACAATTGTTTTGACCAGTTCAATTTAGCTCATCCATTTATTTTATGGGAGAAAGAACACGGAGAATTTCAAGTAAAGCATCGATTTAACAGAAACTTATCAAATGATGGCTTTATGTTATCTATCACGGAAGATAAGACAATTTTGATTGACAGTCGCACGATGAACGGTTGCCGTTTTGCTATCGAATTATTACAAAGATTGATTGTTAAAAATAAAAGTCAATTATTTCTACCGATAGTAAAAGTGACACATACTCCGTCATTTGAAGTGAGGGGAGTAATCGAAGGGTTTTATGGTATTCCGTGGTCACATGAGATGAGAAAAGATTGTCTTACTTTTTTATCTTCAAAGAGAATGAACACTTATATGTATGCCCCAAAAGATGATGAGTATCAACGAAAACTTTGGCGAGAGTTATATTCCAAAGAGAAACTAGATGAGTTTAGAGAGTTATTAAATCTATCAACAGCTAATCGCATTGACTTTTGGTATATGATAAGCCCAGGAAATGACTTGAATTATTTAGATAACACAGATTTATCCGTGTTAAAACATAAATTGAAACAAATGGTGCAATTAGGTGTGACACATTTTGGGTTATTAATGGATGATATTGCTTATGAATTAAGTGATGATGTGAAGAAAAAATTTAAAACAAGTGCTCAAGCGCATGCGTATTTGATGAACGTTGTTTATGATTATTTAGTAGAAGAGATCCCTTATGTTAAATTTGCTGCGTGTCCAACAGAATATGATAATCACTATGATTCCCCTTATTTAGAAGAATTGACAAGATTGTTACATCAAGATATTCCACTATTTTGGACAGGACCGACAACACTATCTCGACATATTACGACTGAAGATATAAAAAAAATGTCTGATATTTATCAACGTCAGATGATTATTTGGGATAATGTACCAGTTAATGATTTTGAACAAGATAATGAATTAATTTTTTTAAGTCAGTATAGCAATCGAAGTAAACAGTTATCAGATAATCAGTATAATGTATTAGGAATTGTACTCAATCCAATGGCCCAGTGGGAACTATCTAAAATAACAGTTGGACATAGTGCAAAATATATGTGGCAAACAGATCGAGCAAATGATTTAGCGATGTGGCATCAAGTATTACAGGAGTATGGTCAAACAAAAGAGAATGGTCGAGCATTAGATATTTTATCAAAACATTTTACCAACAGACATCTTGAACCAAGCATACCAGTAGAGTGGCAGCAGTTAGTAAAGCAACAAGATATTGATGCCTTGACAGATATTTTGAAAGAATTAAGTCAAGCGGTTGAAACACTGAAAAAAATGAACAATCCTAACTTTTTGATAGAGATTAAGCCTTGGTTTGAAAGAGTGATGTTAGAAGACCAGTTATGGCAAGCAATGATATCAAAAAATAATAAAAAAGCACATACTCTGTATCAGGAGTTAATGACTAAAAAACATCGTGTGGGAAGTCAGATACCTATTATTTATTATGAAACCTATCTAAAAAAATCTAGCGGAGAATAG
- a CDS encoding substrate-binding domain-containing protein, with protein sequence MPKQPLYKKIYQELKKDILTGVYQEETQVPTELELSEKYDVSRITSKRALMELETEGLIYRVRGKGSFVKKRQEVAQQEKNNTLLFVMPFAQNEGLGNYAEGILASLNASDYRLHMQSHDWLQTEDALYLSSDYAGVVYYPINMQESIDFLYQCQMQQLPVVLLDKQIEKIHYPCVVADNESGGSLATKELISKGYDEVIFVSGTGLTESSSVRDRYMGYLSAVYEASLIPQHIVKTPLQTMDQFFKSVYDVICYNKKESVGLVCENDIVAIRLMTYLKQQGMDIGDEIGIIGFDNIQATQLVDPPLTTIAQDFYRMGEVAGELLLKQLNGEPVDSLVNVIPVSIIPRQST encoded by the coding sequence ATGCCAAAGCAGCCATTATATAAAAAAATATATCAAGAATTAAAAAAAGATATACTAACTGGCGTGTACCAAGAAGAAACGCAAGTACCAACAGAATTAGAATTATCTGAAAAATATGATGTTAGTCGGATTACGTCTAAGCGAGCACTAATGGAACTTGAAACAGAAGGACTAATTTATCGAGTACGAGGAAAAGGAAGTTTTGTCAAAAAACGTCAAGAAGTAGCACAGCAAGAAAAAAATAATACCTTACTGTTTGTTATGCCGTTTGCTCAAAACGAGGGGTTAGGAAATTATGCAGAAGGAATACTTGCCTCACTTAACGCATCAGATTATCGTTTACACATGCAATCTCATGATTGGTTACAGACTGAGGATGCTCTGTATTTATCAAGTGACTATGCGGGAGTGGTTTATTACCCAATTAATATGCAAGAAAGCATTGATTTTTTATACCAATGTCAGATGCAACAGCTACCAGTTGTTTTATTAGATAAACAAATCGAAAAAATTCATTACCCTTGCGTTGTGGCAGATAATGAATCTGGTGGCTCTCTTGCAACAAAAGAGTTAATCAGTAAAGGCTATGATGAGGTTATTTTTGTTAGTGGGACGGGTCTAACAGAAAGTTCATCTGTTCGTGATCGTTACATGGGCTATTTATCAGCAGTTTATGAGGCCTCTTTAATACCTCAACATATTGTGAAAACCCCTTTACAAACTATGGACCAGTTCTTTAAGTCAGTCTATGACGTTATTTGTTATAACAAAAAAGAATCTGTTGGTTTAGTCTGTGAAAATGATATTGTTGCTATTAGATTAATGACGTATTTAAAACAACAAGGCATGGATATTGGAGATGAAATTGGTATTATTGGGTTTGATAATATTCAAGCCACACAATTAGTTGATCCACCTTTGACAACTATTGCACAAGATTTCTATCGTATGGGGGAAGTCGCTGGAGAGCTGTTATTAAAACAGTTAAACGGAGAGCCAGTTGACTCATTAGTTAATGTGATTCCTGTTTCCATTATTCCAAGACAAAGTACATAA